A genomic region of Pararge aegeria chromosome 11, ilParAegt1.1, whole genome shotgun sequence contains the following coding sequences:
- the LOC120627374 gene encoding ATP synthase subunit delta, mitochondrial: MSYTLRSLLRTVSRKLQVRSYAAEAAAPKEGEMAFTFAAGNKVFYDKQVVKQVDVPSFSGAFGILPKHVPTLAVLKPGVVTVTENDGKQSKIFVSSGTITVNEDSSVQVLAEEAHPLENLDRAAAQEALSKAQSEFNSAANEQAKAEAAIAVEVAEEIVKAASA; the protein is encoded by the exons ATGTCGTACACACTACGCAGCTTGTTAAGGACTGTATCGAGGAAGCTCCAGGTGCGTTCTTATGCTGCTGAAGCTGCAGCACCAAAAGAGGGTGAAATGGCTTTCACATTTGCGGCAGGCAACAAg GTGTTCTATGATAAGCAAGTTGTGAAGCAGGTCGATGTGCCGTCATTCAGTGGGGCTTTTGGTATCTTGCCTAAGCACGTCCCAACACTAG CTGTTCTTAAACCCGGTGTCGTTACAGTTACGGAAAACGATGGAAAACAAAGTAAGATATTTGTGTCCTCGGGTACAATCACAGTTAACGAAGACTCATCAGTACag GTTTTAGCTGAAGAGGCGCACCCCTTAGAGAACCTAGACCGTGCTGCGGCACAGGAGGCTCTTAGCAAGGCTCAGTCTGAATTCAACTCTGCTGCCAACGAACAG GCTAAAGCTGAGGCCGCCATTGCTGTCGAAGTTGCTGAAGAAATCGTTAAAGCCGCATCGGCGTAG